One part of the Vibrio ponticus genome encodes these proteins:
- a CDS encoding endonuclease/exonuclease/phosphatase family protein, which translates to MITNKKLTFASANLFNFIAPPNAFYDFENIYDSDAWNAKCQWTRNQLLTLDADIIGLQEVFSIEEARNLFAQMGYPYVATVDTPHVESDYIYSQPVVALASRYPIHHLQAVTPPVSIGEGYSAVVPNFSRSPIFAIVEVPDIGEVAVYVCHLKSQRATESVSEEHTHQLVGQWLSSQQRGWEALMLRVFIEQQYQRKPMPTVLMGDMNQTLTSNITGLLVQQTVSSNTFSLQDSWDIYAQSNPEQQRQATHYHFAQGNILDYILLSPEFQPDSPYSLADVTDYQVIDKHLINPSFEQDKQASDHAFIAVTVQFVL; encoded by the coding sequence TTGATCACCAATAAAAAACTCACTTTCGCCAGCGCCAATTTGTTTAATTTTATTGCGCCACCGAATGCGTTTTATGACTTTGAAAACATCTATGACTCTGACGCATGGAATGCCAAATGTCAGTGGACTAGAAATCAGTTGTTAACGCTTGATGCCGACATTATCGGCTTGCAAGAAGTGTTTAGTATCGAGGAAGCTAGAAACTTGTTTGCTCAAATGGGCTACCCCTATGTTGCTACGGTCGACACCCCACACGTTGAGAGCGACTATATCTACTCGCAACCGGTCGTCGCACTCGCCAGCAGATACCCGATACATCATTTACAAGCGGTTACGCCCCCGGTTTCAATTGGTGAAGGCTACTCAGCAGTGGTGCCAAATTTCAGCCGTAGCCCAATCTTTGCCATCGTTGAAGTACCCGATATTGGTGAAGTTGCCGTATATGTGTGCCACTTGAAATCGCAACGTGCCACAGAAAGTGTGTCAGAAGAGCACACTCATCAGTTAGTTGGGCAATGGCTCTCTAGCCAGCAGCGAGGCTGGGAAGCGCTGATGCTGCGCGTATTCATTGAACAGCAATACCAACGCAAGCCTATGCCGACTGTACTCATGGGCGATATGAATCAAACGCTGACCAGCAATATTACTGGGCTACTTGTGCAACAAACTGTGTCATCTAACACTTTCTCGCTGCAAGATAGTTGGGATATCTACGCGCAATCCAATCCTGAGCAACAACGCCAAGCGACCCACTACCATTTTGCCCAAGGCAATATCCTGGACTACATTCTTCTATCACCAGAATTTCAGCCAGACTCCCCCTACTCACTCGCGGATGTCACTGACTATCAAGTTATTGATAAACATCTAATCAATCCGAGCTTTGAACAGGATAAACAAGCCAGTGATCATGCATTTATCGCCGTTACGGTTCAATTCGTACTCTAA
- a CDS encoding helix-turn-helix transcriptional regulator yields MNKPLVHTVHYRGKREQPLNNVFIHAPTIIWVDQGFKQLWWHEQSLEFNRANWILVPAGQYLTFVNTPEQKLFHSRAIALNLAPPAEWLDPEQPVTANSFPQIATTPPLEYCFDLVSEMGNKGLSYQTQKQLLLGFYAELREMGALNKLFPNNQQMVRDKLANYLSSAPGDDHRIEVAASYLAMSRATLTRKLNAEGSSFREVLAQIRMNHAINLLQKNYSQMETALACGYQSESRFSQRFKQQFGLTPHQYQLTL; encoded by the coding sequence ATGAATAAACCGTTAGTCCATACCGTCCACTATCGCGGTAAACGCGAGCAACCACTCAACAACGTGTTTATTCATGCGCCTACTATTATTTGGGTCGACCAGGGCTTTAAACAGCTCTGGTGGCACGAACAAAGCCTAGAGTTCAATCGTGCCAACTGGATCTTAGTGCCTGCTGGGCAATACCTCACCTTCGTCAATACGCCAGAACAAAAGCTGTTTCACTCGCGCGCAATAGCACTCAATCTAGCGCCACCAGCTGAGTGGCTAGACCCAGAACAACCCGTAACCGCCAATAGTTTTCCGCAAATTGCGACAACGCCACCACTCGAATATTGCTTTGATTTGGTCAGTGAAATGGGCAATAAAGGATTGTCTTATCAAACTCAAAAGCAATTGTTACTCGGCTTCTACGCTGAGTTACGTGAGATGGGGGCGCTAAACAAGCTGTTTCCCAATAACCAACAGATGGTACGCGATAAGCTCGCTAACTATTTGAGCTCTGCCCCGGGGGACGACCACCGCATTGAAGTTGCCGCGAGTTACCTTGCCATGAGCCGAGCGACATTGACGCGAAAACTCAATGCTGAAGGCTCTAGCTTTCGTGAGGTGTTGGCTCAAATTCGCATGAATCACGCAATCAACCTACTGCAAAAAAACTACAGCCAAATGGAGACTGCCCTTGCCTGCGGTTATCAATCCGAATCGCGTTTTAGCCAGCGATTTAAACAGCAGTTTGGTCTGACGCCTCATCAATATCAGTTAACTTTATAG
- a CDS encoding YbhB/YbcL family Raf kinase inhibitor-like protein: MKRTIITAALLLASFTSSAMTLTSQDIQEGSRMADTYAFNGFGCSGDNLSPQLSWNDVPAGTKSFAITAYDPDAPTGSGWWHWVALDIPASVKSIEQGASSKDLKAQQMKNDYGVTGFGGVCPPKGDGMHRYQFTVWAMPTEKLEIPQGASNALIGFMLNANALDKATLTATYVNE, from the coding sequence ATGAAACGTACAATTATCACGGCAGCACTACTTCTAGCATCATTTACTAGCTCAGCGATGACGCTAACCAGTCAAGATATTCAAGAAGGTTCTCGTATGGCAGATACCTACGCCTTTAACGGATTTGGTTGTAGTGGTGATAACTTGTCACCTCAACTGAGCTGGAACGATGTTCCTGCAGGTACCAAAAGTTTTGCGATTACCGCCTATGATCCTGACGCACCAACAGGCAGCGGCTGGTGGCACTGGGTAGCGCTAGATATTCCAGCCTCGGTTAAATCGATTGAACAAGGTGCATCAAGCAAAGACCTGAAAGCGCAACAGATGAAAAATGACTATGGCGTAACAGGTTTTGGCGGCGTATGCCCACCAAAAGGTGATGGTATGCATCGCTACCAATTTACAGTATGGGCAATGCCAACAGAAAAACTTGAGATCCCTCAAGGCGCATCAAACGCTTTAATTGGTTTTATGCTTAACGCTAACGCCCTTGATAAAGCCACTCTCACTGCAACGTATGTTAACGAGTAA
- a CDS encoding Ig-like domain-containing protein — translation MKKSTLTLMPTVLALAIGMALPAAQAAVSTDANIVGSESQWWNTYKVTLTNDGTKPVELRGAKVVFKSNISMSTPSWSAQGISYPGMKFSSNAQGDTFNNTLALSFDTGSWIKSQLQAGDKIELTLGVSGVLDLALLQDTVRLIADDAEVGEPEISIQLASPVNGAEFTEGQNVAMRANVTATNTEVKTVKFFVDGTQVSSLTQAPFQANWKAVGEGVHTIKAIVEDESGLTQEQAVSITVKADEVEPPVVPEVHELTFMAPTQGQTVTVGEATAIKARVDGELITKLEFWANDRKLGQRVINPEQTVYTQTWTPSEVGNANLKIVVLDKDNQIVKQNALTVVVEEEESFVAPEVRFLAPATGSKFETEETISISVSATDADQDLSQVVVKANNQEICNFDANTTQSFKCDWQPTQAGSVTLKAIATDAQNLSATSQIRITVEETAVEPPPVTPPGGLCADFNVYPDWTRGDHATGGDIMVHKNIAYSAIYWTKSIPGSDDSWSLHLNCDGTEPGTAPLLSLPNPMDPVRLEVAGWPNTFVVASPSTNAPATTTIAAANSDALADTDQLTRAFVTIIEQAELAGTSSIILSSDVLDVATLDKGASFGSVAVKQALTNAMDITGSQLDIDAINALSDDLKGWAQAHNLIISTIAPEASFGWSLNIGDFAYDTHSGRQSVWDEASVFSADLLATLELYKADAANKADFVVFTKSASTAALTSDQWHNALEYVKQVSDYVKTPAMLANIPTDQASGYFMGDSAGKPQLRKAAFSNVFALTFDQDSQALTAKIEAYQGAKVPLYYVGEELEKGSLTRIEALNQQLADAEHAMDNEAFLYETPQSQWIPSTVYKWNDFLDGLNAMHNIGVAGNKFWLMNDEADDATNITYAKVAIAAFLAQSMQETIRYNACDENNWSETKYGAPADYPMTASCGQLGQKYADYGVNPVSGLDHAYSCPRDNKMEVSALTHAKWYGAPAPVFAAPDAVLEERGLLVNGAAGRWTNNGHCNDVPEQVDTSKQVWERDNCKIYVGQKAGSFIWDGSSEESVEGCGWWGRGVIQTTGRQNFGTLNHYLGRSHVDPETIGKTIDGVTVEAPPANPLYAELDFCSNPGLICSSEENKEIKWIAGLFYWVTSVQAYNDEGGQYADWNYYNELKKYVDSGLQGSQFIDDVSGIVNRGCPDLTCTTGDVHNVKERRENFKLVLQKLGLDPK, via the coding sequence ATGAAAAAAAGCACACTAACTCTAATGCCGACCGTTCTAGCGCTTGCTATCGGTATGGCATTACCAGCCGCTCAAGCTGCGGTAAGCACTGACGCAAACATCGTAGGCTCTGAAAGCCAATGGTGGAACACTTACAAAGTCACTCTAACCAATGACGGTACGAAGCCAGTTGAACTGCGCGGCGCTAAAGTTGTGTTTAAATCAAACATCTCAATGTCAACGCCATCTTGGTCTGCGCAAGGTATCAGCTACCCAGGCATGAAATTCAGCAGCAATGCTCAAGGTGACACATTTAACAACACACTAGCTCTATCATTCGATACAGGTAGTTGGATCAAATCTCAGCTGCAAGCTGGTGACAAAATTGAACTAACACTTGGTGTTAGTGGTGTGCTTGATCTCGCTCTACTTCAAGACACTGTTCGCCTAATCGCAGATGACGCGGAAGTGGGTGAACCAGAGATCTCTATCCAACTGGCTTCTCCAGTCAATGGCGCTGAGTTCACAGAAGGTCAAAACGTTGCAATGCGTGCTAATGTAACGGCAACCAATACTGAAGTGAAAACTGTAAAATTCTTCGTTGATGGCACACAAGTTTCAAGCCTAACGCAAGCCCCTTTCCAAGCGAACTGGAAAGCGGTAGGCGAAGGTGTTCACACTATTAAAGCAATCGTTGAAGATGAGTCAGGTCTAACTCAAGAGCAAGCCGTTAGCATTACTGTAAAAGCCGATGAAGTTGAGCCACCAGTTGTACCTGAAGTGCACGAGCTAACCTTCATGGCACCAACTCAAGGTCAAACTGTGACTGTGGGTGAAGCGACAGCAATCAAGGCTCGCGTAGATGGCGAACTTATCACTAAACTTGAGTTCTGGGCGAACGATCGCAAGCTAGGTCAGCGTGTTATTAACCCTGAGCAAACTGTTTACACTCAAACTTGGACACCAAGTGAAGTGGGTAATGCGAACCTTAAGATTGTGGTTCTTGATAAAGACAACCAAATCGTTAAGCAAAATGCACTTACTGTTGTGGTTGAAGAAGAAGAGAGCTTTGTTGCACCAGAAGTACGCTTCCTAGCGCCAGCAACTGGCTCAAAGTTTGAAACGGAAGAAACAATCTCTATCTCGGTAAGCGCGACTGATGCAGACCAAGATCTATCTCAAGTGGTAGTAAAAGCGAACAACCAAGAGATCTGTAACTTCGATGCCAACACCACGCAAAGCTTCAAGTGTGATTGGCAGCCAACTCAAGCGGGCAGTGTGACGCTAAAAGCGATTGCGACCGACGCACAAAACCTATCGGCAACGTCTCAAATTCGCATTACTGTTGAAGAAACAGCTGTTGAGCCGCCACCAGTAACACCACCAGGTGGACTGTGTGCCGACTTCAACGTTTACCCAGATTGGACTCGTGGTGACCACGCAACTGGCGGCGACATCATGGTACACAAGAACATCGCTTACTCAGCGATCTACTGGACCAAATCGATTCCAGGTAGCGATGACTCATGGTCGCTACACCTAAACTGTGACGGCACAGAACCAGGTACTGCGCCACTACTATCACTACCAAACCCAATGGACCCAGTACGTCTAGAAGTGGCAGGTTGGCCGAATACGTTTGTTGTGGCTAGCCCATCGACAAATGCACCGGCGACAACAACTATCGCAGCAGCAAACAGCGATGCACTGGCTGATACTGACCAACTGACTCGCGCGTTTGTGACCATCATTGAGCAAGCTGAACTGGCAGGCACTTCATCTATCATCCTAAGCAGTGATGTACTGGATGTTGCAACGCTAGATAAAGGCGCATCATTTGGCAGCGTAGCGGTTAAGCAAGCACTAACAAATGCTATGGATATCACTGGCAGCCAACTTGATATCGACGCTATCAATGCACTGTCTGACGATCTAAAAGGCTGGGCGCAAGCGCATAACCTAATCATCAGCACTATCGCACCTGAAGCAAGCTTTGGTTGGTCACTAAACATTGGTGACTTCGCATACGATACGCACTCTGGTCGTCAATCAGTATGGGATGAAGCGTCAGTATTTAGCGCAGACCTACTAGCAACACTTGAACTATACAAAGCCGACGCTGCAAACAAAGCGGACTTCGTGGTCTTCACTAAGTCAGCATCAACAGCTGCACTAACAAGTGACCAATGGCACAACGCGCTTGAGTACGTGAAGCAAGTTTCTGACTACGTGAAAACGCCAGCAATGCTAGCAAATATCCCTACTGACCAAGCATCTGGTTACTTTATGGGTGATTCTGCGGGCAAACCACAGCTACGTAAAGCGGCGTTCAGCAACGTATTTGCACTAACGTTTGACCAAGACAGCCAAGCGCTAACGGCGAAAATTGAAGCTTACCAAGGCGCGAAAGTACCACTTTACTACGTAGGTGAAGAGCTAGAGAAAGGTTCGCTAACTCGCATCGAAGCGCTAAACCAACAGTTAGCCGATGCTGAACATGCAATGGACAACGAAGCGTTCCTATACGAAACACCGCAGTCACAGTGGATTCCATCAACTGTGTACAAGTGGAACGACTTCCTAGACGGCTTGAATGCGATGCACAACATCGGTGTTGCTGGCAACAAGTTCTGGCTAATGAACGACGAAGCGGACGATGCAACCAACATCACTTACGCTAAAGTCGCGATTGCAGCCTTCCTTGCGCAAAGTATGCAAGAAACTATCCGTTACAACGCATGTGATGAGAACAACTGGTCTGAAACTAAGTACGGTGCACCAGCGGATTACCCAATGACTGCGAGCTGTGGTCAGCTTGGTCAAAAATACGCTGACTACGGTGTTAACCCAGTATCTGGCTTAGACCATGCTTACTCTTGTCCACGTGACAACAAGATGGAAGTGAGCGCGCTTACTCACGCTAAGTGGTATGGTGCACCAGCGCCAGTATTCGCAGCACCTGATGCTGTACTAGAAGAGCGTGGTCTACTGGTTAACGGTGCAGCTGGTCGTTGGACTAACAACGGTCACTGTAACGATGTACCAGAGCAAGTTGATACTTCTAAGCAAGTTTGGGAACGTGATAACTGTAAGATTTACGTTGGTCAAAAAGCAGGTAGCTTCATTTGGGATGGCAGCAGTGAAGAGAGCGTTGAAGGCTGTGGCTGGTGGGGTCGTGGTGTAATCCAGACAACAGGTCGTCAAAACTTCGGTACGCTAAACCACTACCTAGGTCGTTCACACGTTGATCCTGAAACTATCGGTAAGACAATTGACGGTGTAACCGTTGAAGCGCCACCAGCGAACCCGCTGTACGCTGAACTTGATTTCTGTTCAAACCCAGGTTTGATCTGTAGCTCAGAAGAGAACAAAGAGATCAAGTGGATTGCAGGTCTATTCTACTGGGTAACGTCAGTACAGGCTTACAATGACGAAGGTGGTCAATACGCAGATTGGAACTACTACAACGAACTTAAGAAATACGTTGATAGCGGTCTGCAAGGCTCTCAGTTCATCGATGACGTATCAGGCATCGTAAACCGTGGCTGTCCTGACCTAACCTGTACCACTGGTGATGTTCACAACGTAAAAGAGCGTCGTGAGAACTTCAAGCTGGTACTACAGAAACTTGGTCTTGACCCAAAATAA
- a CDS encoding alkene reductase — protein MQNAMFNTIQLGELTLANRIVMPPMTRSRASQPGNVANQMMADYYAQRASAGLIVAEGTQISAMGQGYAWTPGIYSQEQIAGWKLVTDAVHAKGGAIFAQLWHVGRVTHPDNIGGMQPISSSALKAENVKVFIDNGTDEPGFVDVVEPREMTKEDIEQVVAEYRQAALNAIEAGFDGIELHAANGYLINQFIDSEANNRTDEYGGSIENRLRFLGEVVEAMTDAIGANRVGVRLAPFTSLNGTVDKTPVETYTAAAALLNKLNVVYMHIAEVDWDDAPDTPAEFKRAVRDAYQGVIIYAGRYDTEKAAKALEDGLADMIGFGRPFIANPDLPNRIQNGYPLAAHDPATLFGGNEKGLLDYPEYQAS, from the coding sequence ATGCAAAACGCAATGTTTAACACTATTCAACTTGGTGAACTTACTCTCGCTAACCGTATTGTTATGCCACCAATGACACGCTCACGTGCCAGCCAACCTGGTAACGTCGCAAATCAGATGATGGCAGACTACTATGCACAACGCGCAAGCGCTGGTTTGATTGTCGCGGAAGGCACCCAAATCTCAGCAATGGGTCAAGGTTATGCTTGGACTCCAGGCATCTACAGCCAAGAGCAGATTGCTGGCTGGAAGTTAGTCACTGATGCTGTGCATGCCAAAGGCGGCGCAATCTTCGCTCAACTTTGGCACGTAGGTCGCGTGACTCACCCTGATAATATCGGTGGTATGCAGCCAATTTCGTCTTCAGCGTTAAAAGCAGAAAACGTAAAAGTCTTTATCGACAACGGCACAGATGAACCAGGTTTTGTGGATGTGGTTGAGCCACGTGAGATGACCAAAGAGGACATCGAGCAAGTGGTAGCGGAATATCGTCAAGCCGCGCTGAATGCGATTGAAGCGGGATTTGATGGCATCGAGTTACACGCAGCAAACGGCTATCTAATCAACCAATTTATTGATTCTGAAGCGAACAACCGCACTGATGAATACGGCGGTAGCATTGAAAACCGCTTACGCTTTCTAGGCGAAGTGGTAGAAGCAATGACGGATGCGATCGGCGCAAACCGAGTTGGTGTTCGTCTTGCACCATTTACTTCGCTTAACGGCACCGTCGATAAAACGCCGGTTGAAACCTATACCGCAGCAGCAGCGCTACTTAACAAGCTTAACGTGGTTTATATGCACATTGCTGAAGTGGATTGGGACGATGCACCTGATACTCCAGCGGAATTTAAACGTGCAGTACGTGACGCTTACCAAGGTGTCATCATCTATGCTGGTCGCTATGACACAGAGAAAGCTGCGAAAGCACTGGAAGATGGTTTAGCGGATATGATCGGTTTCGGTCGTCCATTTATCGCCAACCCAGATCTGCCAAACCGTATTCAAAATGGCTATCCATTAGCAGCGCACGATCCTGCGACGCTATTTGGCGGTAATGAAAAAGGTCTGCTTGATTATCCAGAATATCAAGCAAGCTAA
- the gloA gene encoding lactoylglutathione lyase: protein MKFLHTMIRVADLDKSIEFYTKVLGMSVLDRFENPEYRYTLVFVGDPEQPDGAAIELTHNWDTDSYELGNAFGHLALGSEDIYAACDKIKALGGNVSREPGPMKGGSTHIAFVKDPDGYQIELIQTSK from the coding sequence ATGAAATTTCTTCACACCATGATCCGAGTAGCAGACCTAGATAAATCTATCGAGTTCTACACCAAAGTGCTCGGTATGAGCGTACTGGACCGTTTTGAGAACCCTGAATACCGCTACACACTTGTGTTTGTTGGCGATCCAGAACAACCAGATGGCGCGGCAATCGAACTGACCCACAACTGGGATACCGACAGCTATGAGCTAGGCAACGCCTTTGGTCATTTAGCGTTAGGCAGTGAAGATATTTATGCCGCTTGCGACAAAATCAAAGCCCTTGGTGGCAATGTCAGCCGTGAACCGGGTCCAATGAAAGGCGGCAGCACGCATATCGCTTTTGTTAAAGACCCTGATGGTTACCAAATCGAACTTATTCAAACCAGCAAGTAA
- a CDS encoding redoxin domain-containing protein gives MAHSVKLKAGDAFPNVSATLLNNTTVVLGKPQEGMSWQAVFVYRGKHCPLCTKYLNELESYKQAFADAGVGIIAVSADSKQQLTEHLEKLDISFPIAFGLTQSQMQLLGLYISIPRSEQETDHNFAEPGLFIVNEQGDLHVVDISNNPFVRPELGALTRGLAWIRDPNNHYPIRGTLDY, from the coding sequence ATGGCACATTCAGTGAAGTTGAAGGCTGGAGATGCGTTTCCAAATGTAAGCGCGACTCTATTGAATAATACGACGGTTGTACTGGGAAAGCCGCAGGAAGGGATGAGTTGGCAAGCCGTTTTCGTTTACCGTGGGAAACATTGCCCACTGTGCACTAAATATCTCAATGAACTAGAAAGTTACAAACAAGCGTTTGCTGATGCTGGTGTGGGGATTATTGCAGTGAGCGCGGATTCAAAACAGCAATTAACCGAGCACCTGGAGAAGCTAGACATTTCGTTCCCAATCGCGTTTGGTTTAACCCAATCACAAATGCAATTGTTAGGTTTGTACATTTCTATTCCTCGCTCAGAGCAAGAGACAGATCATAATTTTGCTGAGCCAGGGCTATTTATCGTCAACGAGCAAGGCGATTTGCATGTGGTCGATATTTCCAACAACCCGTTTGTAAGACCAGAGCTCGGCGCTCTCACTCGTGGTTTGGCTTGGATTCGAGATCCAAATAATCACTATCCAATTCGGGGAACGTTAGATTACTGA
- the rodA gene encoding rod shape-determining protein RodA, whose translation MLRFRPQLDFPLLAAIVFLIAAGSLSVWSASGFSEPILQRHLARAVIAIGALVILSAVPAKTLRNIAPPLFGLAVTLLLAVVIAGDATNGSKRWLALGPIRFQPSELVKVAVPMMTAWMIAKDPGVPSFSKILSCLALTAIPAALIVVQPDLDGAIFTVIYSLFVLFLGGMSWKIIGSVIGIVATAIPILWMFFMEEYQKMRVTQFLNPESDPLGAGYQIIQSLVAIGSGGIRGKGYMMATQGQLGFIPESHTDFIFSTFAEEWGYMGSVALIATYLFIAARTLWLASQSDSAYSRLVIGALSLSFMLYAFINMGMVSGILPVMGSPLPFISYGGTAMITQGACFGIIMALAPRRRKAGTPFSAMGHAH comes from the coding sequence GTGCTGCGTTTTCGTCCTCAACTCGATTTTCCGTTGCTTGCCGCGATCGTATTTTTGATCGCCGCGGGTAGCCTTAGCGTCTGGAGCGCTAGTGGCTTTAGCGAGCCCATTTTACAACGTCACCTTGCCCGTGCAGTGATTGCCATTGGCGCACTGGTGATACTCTCTGCTGTACCAGCTAAAACTCTGCGCAATATCGCCCCACCACTGTTTGGCTTAGCGGTTACCTTACTACTTGCAGTGGTTATTGCAGGTGATGCGACCAATGGTTCAAAACGCTGGCTTGCTCTGGGACCCATTCGTTTCCAACCATCAGAGTTGGTTAAAGTTGCGGTTCCAATGATGACGGCGTGGATGATTGCAAAAGATCCTGGCGTGCCTTCATTTAGTAAGATCCTATCATGTCTCGCTCTGACGGCGATTCCGGCAGCATTGATTGTGGTTCAGCCTGACTTGGATGGCGCGATCTTTACTGTAATCTACTCGCTATTTGTACTGTTTCTTGGCGGCATGAGTTGGAAGATCATCGGCTCGGTTATCGGCATCGTTGCCACTGCGATACCGATTCTTTGGATGTTCTTTATGGAAGAGTATCAAAAGATGCGCGTAACTCAGTTCCTCAATCCAGAGTCAGACCCATTGGGGGCAGGCTACCAAATCATTCAGTCTTTGGTGGCAATAGGCTCAGGGGGCATTCGCGGTAAAGGCTATATGATGGCGACTCAGGGGCAACTGGGCTTTATTCCAGAAAGCCATACTGACTTTATCTTCTCTACCTTTGCTGAAGAATGGGGCTATATGGGCAGTGTCGCCTTGATTGCCACATACCTGTTTATTGCGGCACGGACGTTATGGCTCGCGAGTCAAAGTGATTCGGCATACTCTCGTCTGGTTATCGGCGCACTGTCACTGAGCTTTATGCTCTACGCCTTTATCAATATGGGCATGGTGAGTGGTATCTTGCCTGTAATGGGTAGCCCGCTGCCATTTATCAGTTATGGCGGTACAGCAATGATCACGCAAGGCGCTTGTTTCGGTATCATCATGGCGCTCGCGCCAAGAAGGCGAAAAGCGGGTACCCCATTCTCTGCGATGGGGCATGCACACTAA